A single Gasterosteus aculeatus chromosome 2, fGasAcu3.hap1.1, whole genome shotgun sequence DNA region contains:
- the ncoa6 gene encoding nuclear receptor coactivator 6 isoform X3 — protein sequence MAHRCTPPSPSQRTDHLEPDNDSDRDSGVGEEDADSCHGDAGTEEEEVNKRTSCTEEKSSGGEGQASAVFIAFRGNMEDEDFSLKLDSILSGIPNMLDMASERLQPQHVEPWNSVRVTFNIPRDAAERLRLLAQNNQQQLRDLGILSVQIEGEGAINVAVGPNRGQDVRVNGPTGAPGQMRMDVGFSGQPGPGGVRMANPAMVPPGPGIAGQAMVPGSSGQMHPRIQRPTSQTDATDPMMAGMSVQQQQQPLQHQQAGPHVPGPMPQAAHHLQALQGGRPLNPAALQQLQQQQQHHQQQQQQAQQQAQLSQLGPRPPFNPSGQMAVPPGWNQLPSGVLQPPATQGSPAWRKPPPQAQMVPRPPSLATVQTPSHPPPPYPFGSQQAGQVFNAIGQLQQQQQTGVGQFAAPQPKGLQTGPGGVAGPPRPPPPLPPTSGPQGNLTAKSPGSSSSPFQQGSPGTPPMRPTTPQGFPQGVGSPGRAALGQPGNMQQGFMGMPQHGQPGAQVHPGMPKRPMGFPNPNFVQGQVSGSTPGTPVGGASQQLQGNQAMTHTGALPSASTPNSMQGPPHAQPNVMGVQSGMAGLPPGTTAGPSMGQQQPGLQTQMMGLQHQAQPVSSSPSQKVQGQGGGQTVLSRPLSQGQRGGMTPPKQMMPQQGQGVMHGQGQMVGGQGHQAMLMQQQQQQNSMMEQMVANQMQGNKQPFGGKIPAGVMPGQMMRGPAPNVPGNMVQFQGQVAPQQMTPQQQQQMAQLQQQQLQQQQQQQQQQQQQQQQQQQQQQQQQQQQQQHQLQQQQQHQLQQQHQQMNQQQPQQVPIAGNPNQAMGMHGQQLRLPAGHPLIQQQLQQQQLQQQKQQQQQAMLQQQQQQQQQQAAQQHPHPLGDPNGGTGDLGVQQMVPDMQAQQQQGMMGGPQHMQMGNGHFAGHGMNFNSQFQGQMPMAGACVQPGGFPVSKDVTLTSPLLVNLLQSDISASQFGPGGKQGAGGGNQAKPKKKKPARKKKSKEGDGPQQVEGLGGLDAAAGMEDSELPNLGGEQSLGLENSGQKLPEFANRPAGFPGQAGDQRVLQQVPMQFMQQQQQQHQQQHQQQMQHMQQQQIQQQQLQQQQQIQQQMQQQQIQQQQLQQQQQIQQQQQIQQMQMQSLQNAQGPQGMTGPQAPGQGQPQMHPHQLQQQPQQSNLLQQQQQQQQQQQQQQQQQQQQQQQQQQQQQQQQQQQQQQQQQQQQQQQQQMLMMLKMQQEQAKNRMSIPPGGQIPPRGMGNPPEVQRLPVSQQNNMPVMISLPGHGGVPPSPDKARGMPLMVNPQLAGAVRRMSHPDAGQGLQGAGSEEAIAHQKQPGGPDVGLQHPGNGNQQMMANQGSNAHMMKQGPGPSPMPQHTGASPQQQLPSQPQQGGPMPGLHFPNVPTTSQSSRPKTPNRASPRPYHHPLTPTNRPPSTEPSEINLSPERLNASIAGLFPPKINIPLPPRQPNLNRGFDQQGLNPTTLKAIGQAPPSLTLPGNSNNGSVGGNNNQQPFSTGSGVGGAGGKQDKQPGGQAKRASPSNSRRSSPASSRKSATPSPGRQKGTKMAINCPPPQQQLVGSQAQTTMLSPASALPNPLSMPSQVSGAVEAQQTQSPFHGMQGNAAEGIRESQGMATAEQRQVPQTPPQPLRELSAPRMASPRFPLPQQPKPDLEVKAGTVDRLPVQTPPVPDSEASPTLRAAPTSLNQLLDNSAIANMPPRAGQNTNVRDVMGKDSPKSALDPERPLHTNSQGTDMSAAVASNASEAKPQPAVPIPTSSPNLHPASISSSHPCTNVTSQTPPSLSQSLIPGLGNQPGPNVKPTPAICPALSTDTSGSPNPVSSGQSSPALTVGTSSNSSSAPKPGTSVHSVIQIPASSSAIPPNQITVFVTSNPITLPAPPKAPASMASTMVAVPNKNIRPQDIRQQAPAPRPSQFITPAPVFINPIFQVPGASVAPNSTMASQSVAMVGPIQVSTANIHLAPAPSSTQSSGANMASTQPPRSAAGQVQITTSVPSSVPVGTLPPPHQMNQGAPKTENLGEAGSAQKLSPAVRQPSPHPSPAASSASQANLASPPLSSSPGAANPTQKKPMSPPPAPQVKGQPSPAPAVVSATADSHQSLVERTGQGPPGAVPPQVLHPPAIQIEAIAPPTSAPAASNNITAPTASSPTPAASQVAVPTPIISQAPVPSTAAASNQAQAVAPQPPAVALAGASTSVAATLVSTAAPVQRPVPSVVPIVAGSGPSLEAVATTSSPVANPSGVPPAQPNPPAVERPMPPTAASAAITQTSPVSIQQAPPSQEPAASEKTGEEVLASSEQGWAKKRKAPINLVPRAAVEKPKGPSRRSSRAEKEVEEEPVADSGVRKRSARPGTSAAVKDVYEKMTLLLWQNRQIQGLQTSAHKPASGVPAR from the exons aTGGCGCATCGGTGTACCCCACCGTCGCCGTCCCAGAGGACCGATCATCTGGAGCCGGATAATGACTCCGACAGGGACTCCGGTGTCGGGGAGGAGGATGCTgacagttgccatggagacgcaggaacagaagaagaggaagtcaACAAGCGCACAAGTTGCACCGAAGAAAAAAGCAGCGGGGGAGAGGGACAGGCTTCTGCCGTGTTTATTGCCTTCCGAGGGAATATGGAGGATGAGGACTTCTCTCTGAAACTTGACTCCATCCTCAGCGGAATACCGAACATGCTCGATATGG CGTCTGAGAGGCTCCAGCCACAGCACGTGGAGCCGTGGAACAGTGTGCGGGTTACCTTCAACATTCCTCGGGATGCTGCCGAGCGGCTCAGGCTATTGGCCCAAaacaaccagcagcagctcagagatCTGGGGATCCTCTCCGTGCAGATCGAAG GCGAAGGGGCCATCAACGTGGCTGTGGGACCAAACAGGGGACAAGACGTCCGAGTGAATGGTCCAACTGGAGCACCTGGCCAGATGAGAATGGATGTTGGCTTTTCAGGTCAGCCTGGTCCAG GTGGGGTAAGGATGGCTAATCCGGCGATGGTTCCACCTGGACCCGGCATAGCAGGCCAGGCGATGGTACCAGGCAGCAGTGGACAGATGCATCCTCGTATTCAGAGACCTACTTCACAGACAG ATGCTACGGATCCAATGATGGCAGGTATGTcagttcagcagcagcagcagccactccAGCACCAACAGGCTGGTCCCCATGTCCCAGGCCCAATGCCTCAGGCCGCCCATCACCTGCAGGCTCTGCAGGGCGGGAGGCCACTCAACCCGGCCGCCCtgcagcagctacagcagcagcagcagcatcaccaacagcagcagcagcaggcccagCAGCAAGCTCAGCTGTCCCAGCTCGGACCCCGACCCCCGTTCAACCCGTCGGGTCAGATGGCTGTGCCTCCTGGCTGGAACCAGTTGCCCTCCGGGGTCCTCCAGCCACCGGCCACCCAAGGAAGCCCTGCCTGGAGGAAGCCCCCACCCCAGGCCCAAATGGTTCCACGTCCCCCCTCCCTTGCTACGGTCCAGACTCCCAGCCACCCTCCGCCCCCTTACCCATTTGGCAGCCAGCAGGCTGGGCAGGTGTTCAACGCCATTGGacagctacagcagcaacagcagacaGGAGTGGGGCAGTTTGCAGCCCCCCAGCCGAAAGGCCTGCAGACCGGCCCCGGTGGTGTCGCAGGACCGcccagaccccctccgccccttcCACCAACTTCTGGGCCCCAGGGCAACCTCACCGCCAAGTCCCctggttcctcttcctctcctttccaGCAGGGTTCACCGGGGACTCCTCCCATGAGGCCGACGACCCCCCAGGGTTTTCCCCAAGGCGTTGGATCACCAGGAAGAGCCGCCCTCGGGCAACCGGGTAACATGCAGCAGGGTTTCATGGGAATGCCCCAGCACGGACAGCCTGGGGCCCAAGTTCACCCAG GCATGCCGAAGCGTCCAATGGGATTTCCAAACCCAAACTTTGTCCAAGGTCAGGTGAGTGGCAGCACTCCAGGAACCCCTGTGGGAGGAGCCAGCCAGCAGCTTCAGGGCAATCAGGCCATGACTCACACAG GAGCTCTGCCGTCGGCCTCCACGCCCAACTCGATGCAGGGTCCACCCCATGCCCAGCCCAATGTTATGGGTGTACAAAGTGGCATGGCAGGTCTGCCTCCCGGTACAACCGCTGGGCCTAGTATGGGCCAGCAACAGCCGGGCCTCCAGACCCAGATGATGGGCCTCCAGCATCAGGCCCAGCCCGTGTCTTCCTCCCCCAGCCAGAAGGTTCAAGGCCAGGGTGGAGGTCAGACTGTTCTCTCAAGGCCCCTCAGTCAAGGGCAGAGAGGAGGGATGACCCCACCCAAGCAAATGATGCCTCAGCAAGGCCAGGGGGTGATGCATGGGCAGGGTCAGATGGTTGGAGGCCAAGGGCACCAGGCCATgctcatgcagcagcagcagcaacaaaactCCATGATGGAACAAATGGTTGCCAACCAGATGCAAGGCAACAAGCAGCCATTTGGAGGCAAGATCCCAGCTGGAGTCATGCCTGGCCAGATGATGCGTGGCCCTGCTCCAAACGTTCCAGGTAACATGGTTCAGTTCCAAGGCCAGGTTGCCCCCCAGCAGATGActccacaacagcagcagcagatggctcaactccaacaacagcagctgcaacagcagcagcagcagcaacaacaacaacaacaacaacaacagcagcagcagcagcaacaacaacaacaacaacaacaacagcagcagcaccagttgcagcagcagcagcagcaccaatTACAGCAACAACACCAACAGATGAACCAGCAACAGCCCCAGCAGGTTCCTATCGCCGGCAACCCTAATCAGGCAATGGGCATGCATGGGCAACAGTTGAGGCTCCCTGCTGGTCATCCTCTTATCCAACAACAGTTGCAACAGCAGCAGTtgcagcagcagaaacaacaacagcaacaagccatgttacagcagcagcaacaacaacaacaacaacaggcagCTCAACAGCACCCCCATCCTTTGGGAGATCCTAATGGTGGGACAGGGGACCTCGGGGTCCAACAGATGGTCCCTGATATGcaggcgcagcagcagcaaggtATGATGGGGGGCCCACAGCACATGCAGATGGGAAACGGCCACTTCGCCGGGCACGGCATGAACTTTAACTCACAGTTCCAAGGCCAGATGCCGATGGCGGGAGCCTGCGTGCAGCCGGGAGGCTTCCCAGTCAGCAAGGATGTAACTCTGACTAGCCCGCTGCTGGTCAACCTGCTGCAGAGCGACATCTCAGCCAGCCAGTTTGGGCCAGGAGGAAAACAGGGCGCCGGTGGGGGCAATCAGGCCAAACCCAAAAAGAAGAAACCGGCGCGGAAAAAGAAGTCCAAAGAGGGAGATGGACCACAGCAAGTAGAGGGACTTGG TGGTCTCGATGCGGCTGCTGGAATGGAAGATTCCGAACTACCAAATCTGGGTGGCGAACAGAGTTTGGGTTTAGAAAACTCTGGCCAGAAACTCCCCGAGTTTGCCAACAGGCCTGCAG GCTTCCCTGGCCAGGCTGGAGACCAGAGAGTATTACAGCAGGTACCAATGCAAtttatgcagcagcagcagcagcagcatcaacaacaacatcaacaacaaatgCAGCACATGCAACAGCAACAGATACAACAGCAACAattgcaacagcagcaacaaatacaacaacaaatgcagcagcagcaaatacagcagcaacaattacaacaacagcaacagatacagcagcagcagcagattcaacagatgcagatgcagagtctCCAGAATGCTCAAGGgccacaggggatgacggggcCACAGGCTCCGGGTCAAGGCCAGCCCCAGATGCACCctcaccagctgcagcagcagcctcaaCAATCAAACCTGCTGCAGCAG cagcagcagcaacaacaacaacagcagcaacaacaacagcagcaacaacaacagcagcaacaacagcagcaacaacagcagcaacaacaacagcagcaacaacaacagcagcagcagcaacaacagcagcagcagcagcaaatgtTGATGATGTTGAAGATGCAGCAGGAGCAGGCAAAGAACCGCATGTCCATCCCTCCAGGAGGACAGATCCCTCCTAGGGGCATGGGCAATCCGCCTGAGGTCCAGAGGCttccagtctcacagcaaaacaacaTGCCCGTAATGATCAGCCTTCCCGGACATGGAGGGGTACCGCCGTCTCCTGACAAAGCAAGAGGCATGCCCCTGATGGTGAACCCCCAG CTTGCAGGAGCTGTACGAAGAATGTCCCATCCGGATGCAGGGCAGGGTCTTCAAGGCGCTGGGTCTGAAGAAGCCATTGCTCATCAGAAGCAGCCTGGCGGCCCAGACGTTGGGCTGCAGCATCCTGGAAATGGGAACCAACAAATGATGGCTAATCAGGGCTCCAACGCTCACATGATGAAGCAGGGCCCTGGTCCATCCCCAATGCCCCAGCACACCGGAGCCAGTCCCCAGCAGCAGCTACCTAGTCAGCCTCAGCAAGGGGGTCCCATGCCGGGCCTTCATTTCCCCAATGTACCTACAACCTCCCAGAGCTCCAGGCCCAAAACCCCCAACAGAGCGAGCCCCAGGCCGTACCACCATCCTCTCACCCCAACTAATCGCCCACCCAGCACCGAACCCTCCGAGATCAACCTTTCACCCGAGAGGCTTAATGCCTCCATCGCAGGCCTGTTTCCTCCCAAAATCAacattcctctgcctcccaggCAGCCGAACCTAAACAGGGGATTTGATCAGCAAGGTCTGAACCCGACAACTCTGAAAGCCATCGGCCAGGCCCCTCCCAGCTTAACCTTACCAGGCAACAGCAACAATGGCAGTGTGGGCGGAAACAACAATCAACAGCCGTTCTCAACTGGCTCTGGAGTAGGAGGTGCAGGCGGTAAACAGGACAAGCAGCCTGGAGGGCAGGCTAAGAGGGCAAGTCCCAGCAATAGCCGGAGGTCGAGTCCAGCCTCGAGCCGGAAGTCGGCAACCCCGAGTCCAGGGAGACAAAAGGGGACAAAGATGGCGATCAACTGCCCTCCGCCCCAGCAGCAGTTGGTCGGCTCTCAGGCGCAAACCACTATGCTAAGCCCGGCCTCAGCACTCCCAAATCCGCTATCTATGCCGTCACAAGTAAGTGGGGCAGTGGAGGCTCAGCAGACCCAGAGCCCCTTCCACGGGATGCAAGGGAACGCCGCCGAGGGAATCCGGGAAAGTCAGGGAATGGCTACGGCAGAGCAGCGTCAGGTGCCTCAAACGCCGCCGCAGCCTCTGAGGGAGTTATCAGCTCCTAGGATGGCGAGCCCCCGTTTTCCGTTGCCTCAGCAGCCTAAGCCTGACTTGGAAGTGAAGGCTGGGACAGTTGATAGGCTCCCTGTGCAAACGCCGCCTGTGCCGGACTCCGAGGCCTCACCTACTCTCAGGGCAGCGCCAACCTCCCTGAACCAGTTGCTGGATAACTCTGCTATCGCAAACATGCCTCCTCGGGCCGGACAAAATACTAATGTCAGGGATGTTATGGGAAAGGACAGCCCCAAGTCCGCTTTGGATCCAGAGAGACCACTCCACACTAATTCCCAGGGCACAGATATGTCAGCTGCTGTCGCTTCAAATGCATCGGAGGCCAAACCTCAACCCGCTGTCCCAATTCCTACCAGCAGTCCAAATTTACATCCCGCCTCAATTTCCAGCTCGCACCCTTGCACCAACGTGACCTCTCAAACTCCCCCCAGCCTCAGCCAGAGCCTCATCCCAGGCCTCGGTAATCAGCCCGGTCCAAATGTAAAACCAACGCCTGCCATCTGCCCCGCCCTCAGTACTGACACAAGTGGAAGCCCCAACCCAGTCTCCTCGGGTCAAAGCAGTCCTGCCTTGACAGTCGGCACCAGTTCTAACTCCAGCTCAGCTCCGAAACCCGGGACAAGTGTTCACTCAGTCATACAGATCCCGGCCTCTTCTAGCGCAATTCCCCCCAATCAGATTACTGTGTTTGTCACCTCTAACCCCATCACCCTCCCCGCTCCTCCCAAGGCACCCGCATCAATGGCCTCAACCATGGTGGCCGTCCCCAACAAGAACATTAGACCTCAGGACATCCGGCAGCAGGCCCCTGCCCCCCGCCCTTCCCAGTTCATCACCCCCGCCCCTGTATTTATCAACCCTATTTTCCAAGTCCCGGGAGCATCGGTGGCTCCCAATTCCACAATGGCCTCACAGTCCGTTGCTATGGTGGGGCCCATCCAAGTGTCCACTGCTAACATCCACCTTGCTCCTGCCCCAAGCTCCACCCAGTCCTCTGGGGCTAACATGGCCAGCACTCAGCCCCCCAGGAGTGCTGCTGGACAGGTCCAGATCACCACTAGTGTTCCCTCATCAGTCCCAGTTGGTACTCTCCCACCCCCTCACCAAATGAACCAGGGGGCTCCCAAAACAGAAAATCTAGGTGAGGCAGGTTCGGCTCAGAAACTCAGTCCTGCAGTACGCCAGCCGTCTCCCCATCCAAGCCCTGCAGCATCATCTGCCTCCCAGGCAAAcctggcttctcctcctctctcctctagTCCTGGGGCTGCTAACCCCACTCAAAAAAAGCCCATGTCGCCACCCCCCGCTCCCCAGGTAAAAGGGCAACCTTCACCGGCTCCCGCCGTGGTTTCTGCGACAGCGGACTCCCATCAGAGTCTTGTAGAAAGAACTGGGCAGGGCCCCCCTGGAGCCGTACCACCACAGGTCCTCCATCCTCCTGCCATCCAGATTGAAGCTATAGCTCCACCTACAAGTGCTCCCGCTGCCTCCAACAACATTACTGCGCCAACTGCCTCCTCTCCAACCCCAGCTGCCAGCCAAGTGGCTGTTCCCACTCCGATCATCAGCCAGGCTCCAGTGCCCTCGACGGCTGCAGCCTCCAACCAGGCCCAGGCTGTAGCTCCTCAACCTCCTGCAGTCGCCCTAGCTGGCGCCTCCACAAGTGTCGCTGCTACTTTGGTCTCCACTGCTGCTCCCGTACAAAGACCTGTACCGTCTGTTGTTCCGATTGTTGCTGGATCTGGACCTTCTCTGGAGGCTGTCGCCACCACATCCTCTCCAGTTGCAAACCCCAGCGGAGTTCCCCCTGCTCAGCCTAACCCCCCAGCTGTGGAGCGGCCAATGCCGCCTACTGCTGCATCGGCTGCAATCACTCAGACCTCCCCAG TATCTATTCAACAAGCCCCACCGTCCCAAGAACCTGCTGCCAGTGAGAAGACGG GTGAAGAGGTCTTGGCGAGTTCAGAGCAGGG AtgggcaaagaaaagaaaggcgCCCATCAACTTAGTGCCAAG GGCTGCGGTGGAGAAGCCCAAGGGGCCGAGCAGGCGCAGCTCGCGGgcggagaaggaggtggaggaggagccggtGGCGGACAGCGGCGTGAGGAAGCGGTCGGCCCGGCCCGGGACCAGCGCCGCTGTCAAAG acgtctatgagaaaatgactctacttctttgGCAAAATCGCCAAATTCAAGGCCTCCAAACATCAGCCCACAAACCAGCGAGTGGTGTCCCGGCGCGCTGA